The nucleotide sequence CAGGCTCATCCAATCGGAGAACGTCCTACCCGTGTACGTCATCAACCTTCTGATCGCAGACCTAATTCAACTCCTGACTTTTCCTTTATGGATGGATTACTATGCAAACGGACACCACTGGCGCTTCGGACCCCAGAGCTGTCAGTTCAtgggtttgtttttttacattagcaTTTACGCGGGCATCTTCTTCATGTGTATCATCGCTCTAGAGCGTCACCTGGCTATCGCCAGACCACTCAGTTTCCAGCATCTCCGTAACTTGAGGTTTGCTCGCTGGATAGCACTCAGCATTTGGATTCTAATTGCGGTGCCACCTGCCATCGCGTTCGACAAGCTCTTTCCCAAGCAGGAAAATTACACTCTTTGTATCGAAAAGTATCCCTCCGAGGGCAGTTTTATCACCTACAGGCTGATTACTCTGCTTGTGTCCTTCATCATACCCCTGAGCTTCATTGTTGGTCTCCACAGAGAGACCGTCCGCTCGCTGATGGCAATCAACTCGCTTTTATCCGAGGAGAAGAGGAGTATCAGGGGTCTGCTCACCCTTCTGGTGGCCGTATTTGTCACGGTGCTGGGGCCCTATCATTTTATCGGCTGTGTGAAGTACGTCGGACTGCTGATACACAGCAGTCCATGCGTTTGGGAAAAGGCTGTGTTTGTGCCCTATCAGGTAGGACGAGGCTTTCTGAGCCTTAACAGCTTGCTGGATCCTGTGTTTTACATCTTTCTCCGCAGAGACTTCCGTGCCGCCGCTGGGAAGTACTTGCCCTGCCTGAGGAGAGTGAGGAACAGATCGTATCGGACAGAGAAAGCGACAAGCTCCACTCTAGACTGTGATTGAAGATTTCCCCCTGgttatgtatttgaaatacacttTGGACGAGGAACTAAAAAATTATGCCAAACTCATACAGAAGGCCATTTAATCAGATCTATGGTG is from Labeo rohita strain BAU-BD-2019 chromosome 13, IGBB_LRoh.1.0, whole genome shotgun sequence and encodes:
- the zgc:171579 gene encoding G-protein coupled receptor 4 gives rise to the protein MKSHFNDSALTGLGFPAVVGNTCGIDFSQDAIFLPVLYGIFFIIGTPLNLLALFGLYRLIQSENVLPVYVINLLIADLIQLLTFPLWMDYYANGHHWRFGPQSCQFMGLFFYISIYAGIFFMCIIALERHLAIARPLSFQHLRNLRFARWIALSIWILIAVPPAIAFDKLFPKQENYTLCIEKYPSEGSFITYRLITLLVSFIIPLSFIVGLHRETVRSLMAINSLLSEEKRSIRGLLTLLVAVFVTVLGPYHFIGCVKYVGLLIHSSPCVWEKAVFVPYQVGRGFLSLNSLLDPVFYIFLRRDFRAAAGKYLPCLRRVRNRSYRTEKATSSTLDCD